One Halalkalicoccus sp. NIPERK01 DNA window includes the following coding sequences:
- a CDS encoding NAD(+)/NADH kinase gives MDVGIVAQKDNARAANLADELRETLREEGVAVQVDCATASALSMAGVDPGEMRDCDLVVSIGGDGTFLFTARGVGATPILGVNLGEVGFLNAVSPDSAVSAVREELEYARRTGTVRSRSVPRIEARGEDWTLMPAVNEVVVQGPQRGHGQGCTVEVRVDGSLYTGGHADGVLLSTPTGSTAYNLSEGGPLVHPGVSGIVITEMCATEAMPSLVVGDDHTLTVRVDDADLAYVISDGKEQRAIEPPAQVEIGLAEEPARLAGPPVDFFEALGKLD, from the coding sequence ATGGACGTCGGCATCGTCGCCCAGAAGGACAACGCCCGCGCGGCGAACCTGGCCGACGAACTCAGGGAGACGCTCCGCGAGGAGGGCGTGGCGGTACAGGTCGACTGTGCGACCGCGAGCGCCCTCTCGATGGCGGGCGTCGACCCGGGCGAGATGCGCGACTGCGACCTCGTGGTGAGCATCGGGGGCGACGGCACCTTCCTCTTCACCGCCCGCGGGGTGGGCGCGACCCCGATTTTGGGCGTGAATCTGGGCGAGGTCGGCTTCCTGAATGCCGTCTCGCCCGACAGCGCCGTCAGCGCGGTCCGGGAGGAACTCGAGTACGCCCGCCGGACCGGGACCGTCCGCTCGCGGTCGGTCCCCCGGATCGAGGCCCGCGGCGAGGACTGGACGCTCATGCCCGCGGTCAACGAGGTCGTCGTCCAGGGCCCCCAGCGGGGCCACGGACAGGGCTGTACGGTCGAGGTCCGCGTCGACGGCTCGCTGTACACGGGCGGGCACGCCGACGGCGTGTTGCTCTCGACGCCGACCGGCAGCACCGCCTACAACCTGAGCGAGGGCGGCCCGCTGGTCCACCCCGGGGTCTCGGGGATCGTCATCACCGAGATGTGTGCCACCGAGGCGATGCCGTCGCTGGTCGTCGGCGACGATCACACGCTGACGGTGCGGGTCGACGACGCCGACCTCGCGTACGTCATCAGCGACGGCAAGGAACAGCGGGCCATCGAACCGCCGGCACAGGTCGAGATCGGCCTCGCCGAGGAACCGGCCCGCCTCGCCGGTCCCCCCGTCGACTTCTTCGAGGCGCTGGGCAAACTCGACTGA
- a CDS encoding DUF1059 domain-containing protein, giving the protein MAQAHRLDCEREAADCRFIVQSENEGEALELARNHMRDVHGRDYTDDELRDEHLEIV; this is encoded by the coding sequence ATGGCACAAGCTCATCGACTCGACTGTGAGAGGGAAGCCGCCGATTGTCGGTTCATCGTCCAGTCGGAAAACGAGGGGGAAGCGCTGGAGTTGGCCAGAAACCACATGCGGGACGTCCACGGGCGGGACTACACGGACGACGAACTCCGAGACGAACACCTGGAGATCG